Proteins encoded within one genomic window of Mesorhizobium sp. AR10:
- a CDS encoding dihydrofolate reductase, whose product MDVAIYVAIAENGVIGRDGGLPWRLSTDLKRFKADTMGKPIIMGRKTYEGIGRPLPGRLNIVVTRDTAWRAEGVEIAHSLDEAIKLANVRGRCMAGADEICVVGGGEIYAQALPLADRLHVTHVLASVDGDAHFPPIDPDSWRLVGSQDVPAGEKDSHATRYSVYERRRDVH is encoded by the coding sequence ATGGACGTCGCGATATATGTTGCCATCGCCGAGAACGGCGTGATCGGTCGCGATGGCGGCTTGCCGTGGCGGCTTTCCACGGATTTGAAGCGGTTCAAGGCCGACACGATGGGCAAGCCCATCATCATGGGCCGCAAGACCTATGAAGGCATCGGCCGGCCATTGCCGGGCAGGCTGAACATCGTGGTGACACGCGACACGGCCTGGCGCGCCGAGGGCGTCGAAATCGCGCATTCGCTCGACGAGGCGATCAAGCTGGCGAACGTGCGCGGGCGCTGCATGGCCGGCGCCGACGAAATCTGCGTGGTGGGCGGCGGCGAAATCTACGCCCAGGCGCTGCCGCTGGCCGACCGCCTGCATGTCACCCATGTCCTTGCCAGTGTCGACGGCGACGCGCATTTCCCGCCGATCGACCCGGATTCATGGCGCCTTGTCGGTTCGCAGGACGTTCCCGCCGGTGAAAAGGACAGCCACGCGACGCGCTATTCGGTTTACGAACGGCGCCGCGACGTGCATTGA
- the hflK gene encoding FtsH protease activity modulator HflK: MPWNDKSGGGGGPWGGGGNQGPWGQGPKGPSGPPGSPPDLEDIIRRGQDRLRRALPGGGGASPAVFALIAAALVVLWAFKAVYTVQPDEVAVELRFGKPKAELSQPGLHFHWWPIETVETANIAEQLVDIGGGNTSGEGLMLSGDQNIVNVQFSVAYQVSDPRAYLFDVSDPDGMLRQVAESAMREAVGRRPAQDIFRDDRQGIAASVREIIQTTLDGYKAGLNVNAISIEDAAPPREVADAFDEVQRAEQDEDKFVEQANQYSNQKLGQARGEAAQVREDAAAYKNRVVQEAAGEAQRFISVYDEYAKAPDVTRKRLYLETMEKVLKDSNKVIVEQGNGQGVVPYLPLPALQQKAPAPPPVLGGNQ, translated from the coding sequence ATGCCCTGGAACGACAAGAGCGGCGGTGGCGGCGGCCCATGGGGTGGCGGCGGCAATCAAGGACCCTGGGGGCAGGGACCAAAGGGCCCCAGTGGCCCGCCAGGCTCGCCTCCCGATCTCGAAGACATCATCCGGCGCGGCCAGGACAGGCTCCGGCGCGCGCTGCCGGGCGGTGGCGGCGCCAGCCCCGCCGTCTTTGCACTGATCGCGGCCGCATTGGTCGTGCTGTGGGCGTTCAAGGCGGTCTACACCGTGCAGCCCGACGAGGTTGCGGTGGAATTGCGTTTCGGCAAACCAAAGGCCGAACTTTCGCAGCCTGGCCTGCATTTCCATTGGTGGCCGATCGAAACGGTCGAGACTGCCAACATCGCCGAGCAGCTCGTCGATATCGGTGGTGGCAACACCAGCGGCGAAGGTCTGATGCTTTCGGGCGACCAGAACATCGTCAATGTGCAGTTCTCGGTGGCCTACCAGGTTTCCGATCCGAGAGCCTATCTGTTCGACGTCTCCGATCCCGACGGCATGCTGCGGCAGGTCGCCGAAAGCGCCATGCGCGAAGCAGTCGGCCGGCGACCGGCCCAGGACATCTTCCGCGACGATCGCCAGGGTATTGCGGCGTCGGTGCGTGAAATCATCCAGACGACGCTGGACGGCTACAAGGCCGGCCTGAACGTCAACGCCATTTCGATCGAGGATGCCGCTCCGCCGCGTGAAGTGGCCGATGCGTTCGACGAAGTGCAGCGTGCCGAACAGGACGAGGACAAGTTCGTCGAGCAGGCCAACCAGTATTCCAACCAGAAACTCGGCCAGGCGCGCGGCGAGGCTGCACAGGTCCGCGAAGATGCGGCCGCCTACAAGAACCGTGTCGTGCAGGAGGCCGCAGGCGAGGCGCAGCGCTTCATCTCGGTCTATGACGAATACGCCAAGGCGCCTGATGTGACGCGCAAGCGCCTCTATCTGGAAACAATGGAGAAGGTCCTGAAAGACTCCAACAAAGTTATTGTCGAACAGGGCAACGGGCAAGGGGTCGTTCCCTATCTGCCGCTACCGGCACTGCAGCAGAAGGCGCCAGCGCCACCGCCGGTCCTGGGAGGAAACCAGTAA
- the modC gene encoding molybdenum ABC transporter ATP-binding protein: MTVLIDISHRLGDFGIDASFESAGRLTALFGPSGSGKTTLINMIAGLIRPDKGRVQVDGRVLVDTDAGLFVPKHKRRIGMVFQDARLFPHMSVASNLRYGRWFTPTAERYADMDAMVELLGIGHLLDRRPAKLSGGEKQRVAIGRALLASPKLLLMDEPLASLDEARKAEILPYIERLRDETRIPIVYVSHSIAEVARLASDVVVLAQGNVAASGPTEAIMQRLDLLPAEERGEGGAVLDTKVLRHDEAFGMSVLGSLAGEIRVPRLAMSVGAPVRIRIRARDVMIATEQPAGLSALNILPGTIIAISPGEGPAVEVGIDCNGATVLARITEQSRQTLKLRLGRKVFAVVKTVSFDRANTAAGLPAEVDG; this comes from the coding sequence ATGACCGTTCTCATCGACATCAGCCATCGCCTCGGCGATTTCGGCATCGACGCCAGCTTCGAGAGTGCCGGACGGCTGACCGCGCTGTTCGGACCTTCGGGTTCCGGCAAGACGACGCTGATCAACATGATTGCCGGGCTTATCCGGCCCGACAAGGGGCGCGTCCAGGTCGACGGCCGCGTGCTGGTCGATACCGATGCCGGCCTGTTCGTGCCAAAGCACAAGCGGCGGATCGGCATGGTGTTCCAGGATGCGCGGCTGTTCCCGCATATGAGCGTGGCCAGCAATCTGCGCTATGGCCGATGGTTCACGCCAACCGCGGAACGCTATGCGGATATGGATGCCATGGTCGAGTTGCTCGGAATCGGTCATTTGCTCGACCGCCGGCCGGCAAAGCTCTCCGGCGGCGAGAAGCAGCGTGTGGCGATCGGCCGGGCGCTGCTGGCCAGCCCGAAATTGTTGCTGATGGACGAGCCGCTGGCTTCGCTCGACGAGGCGCGCAAAGCCGAGATCCTGCCCTATATCGAGCGGCTGCGCGACGAGACGAGGATTCCGATCGTCTATGTCAGCCATTCCATCGCCGAGGTGGCGCGTCTGGCGAGCGACGTGGTGGTGCTGGCGCAAGGCAATGTCGCGGCTTCCGGTCCGACCGAGGCGATCATGCAAAGGCTCGACCTTTTGCCGGCGGAAGAGCGTGGCGAGGGCGGTGCCGTGCTGGACACCAAGGTGCTGCGCCACGACGAAGCCTTCGGCATGAGTGTGCTTGGCTCGCTGGCCGGGGAGATCCGCGTGCCGCGGCTGGCAATGTCGGTCGGGGCGCCGGTGCGCATCCGCATCCGCGCCCGTGACGTGATGATCGCCACCGAGCAGCCTGCTGGCCTTAGCGCGCTCAACATATTGCCGGGCACGATCATCGCGATCAGCCCGGGCGAGGGGCCTGCTGTCGAGGTCGGCATCGACTGTAATGGTGCGACCGTGCTGGCCCGCATCACCGAGCAATCGCGGCAGACGCTGAAATTGCGGCTCGGCCGAAAGGTCTTTGCCGTGGTCAAGACGGTGAGCTTCGACCGAGCAAATACAGCTGCCGGCCTGCCAGCCGAGGTGGATGGATGA
- the hflC gene encoding protease modulator HflC, with product MANRLPIIAVVAAVLLFLLYSSVFVVNARQQALVLRFGEIVDVKNEPGIYFKAPFAFFDADSVQLIENRVLRFDLDNIRVQVSGGKFYEVDAFIAYRISDPRVFRSAVSGQIELAEARLRTRLDAALRRVYGLRDFEAALSEERAVMMREVRDQLRPDATSLGLQIEDVRIRRTDLTAEVSQQTFDRMKAERLAEAERLRARGNEAAQRIKARADREVVEIVAEARKESEILRGEGEAQRSATFADAYKRDPAFFDFYRSMNAYGTALDNTGTTMVLSPNSEFFRFFRDPDGKEAPAEPTAPQAAPAAPSTGQ from the coding sequence ATGGCCAACCGTCTCCCCATCATCGCTGTCGTCGCCGCAGTCCTCCTGTTCCTGCTCTATTCGTCGGTCTTCGTGGTCAATGCGCGCCAGCAGGCGCTCGTGCTGCGGTTCGGCGAGATCGTCGACGTCAAGAATGAACCCGGCATTTATTTCAAGGCGCCGTTCGCCTTCTTCGATGCCGACAGCGTGCAATTGATCGAAAACAGGGTGCTGCGCTTCGATCTCGACAACATCCGCGTCCAGGTTTCGGGCGGCAAGTTCTACGAGGTCGATGCTTTCATCGCCTATCGCATCTCGGATCCGCGCGTGTTCCGCTCCGCCGTGTCCGGTCAGATCGAACTGGCCGAGGCTCGGTTGAGGACGCGTCTCGATGCGGCGCTTCGCCGTGTCTACGGTCTGCGCGACTTCGAAGCGGCGCTCTCGGAAGAGCGTGCCGTGATGATGCGCGAAGTGCGCGATCAGCTCAGGCCCGACGCCACCTCGCTTGGCCTGCAGATCGAAGATGTGCGCATCCGCCGGACCGACCTGACGGCAGAAGTTTCGCAGCAGACCTTTGACCGCATGAAGGCCGAACGTCTGGCCGAAGCCGAGCGGCTGCGGGCGCGAGGCAACGAAGCGGCGCAGCGCATCAAGGCTCGCGCCGACCGCGAAGTGGTGGAAATCGTCGCCGAGGCGCGGAAGGAATCGGAAATCCTGCGCGGCGAGGGCGAAGCCCAGCGCAGCGCGACCTTCGCCGATGCCTACAAACGCGATCCGGCCTTCTTCGATTTCTACAGGTCGATGAATGCCTATGGCACGGCGCTGGACAATACCGGGACGACGATGGTGTTGTCGCCAAACTCGGAGTTCTTCCGCTTCTTCCGCGACCCCGATGGCAAGGAAGCACCGGCGGAGCCAACGGCGCCGCAGGCAGCCCCTGCTGCACCCAGCACCGGCCAGTAA
- a CDS encoding DUF2853 family protein, with translation MADYLADVKKYDAAASADAVAKIVKHLGIALRNRDSSLVSCTDSKELDRVKAGWVSKRLGITDGSKADASIEKVCKAMAADNTKSRVTFYYLVAKDLGKLGSL, from the coding sequence ATGGCCGACTATCTCGCAGACGTGAAGAAATACGACGCCGCGGCAAGCGCCGACGCGGTTGCCAAGATCGTGAAGCATCTGGGCATTGCGCTCAGGAACCGCGATTCTTCGCTGGTGTCCTGCACCGATTCCAAGGAACTCGATCGCGTCAAGGCGGGCTGGGTTTCCAAAAGGCTCGGCATCACCGACGGTAGCAAGGCCGATGCGTCGATCGAAAAGGTCTGCAAGGCGATGGCGGCCGACAACACCAAGAGCCGGGTGACTTTCTACTATCTGGTTGCGAAGGATCTGGGCAAGCTCGGCTCCCTCTGA
- a CDS encoding thymidylate synthase — translation MRQYLDLLKHVLENGADRGDRTGTGTRGVFGYQMRFDLARGFPVTTTKKLHLKSIVHELLWFLAGDTNIKYLNDHGVSIWDEWADENGDLGPVYGKQWRSWPDGHGGGIDQIANLLKEIRKNPNSRRLIVSAWNPAEVEAMALPPCHCLFQFYVSEGRLSCQLYQRSADIFLGVPFNIASYALLTLMVAQVTGLKPGDFIHTLGDAHLYSNHFEQAREQLQRTPKPLPTLWVNAEVKDLFAFRFEDFRLENYLADATIKAPIAV, via the coding sequence ATGCGCCAGTATCTCGACCTGTTGAAGCATGTGCTGGAAAACGGCGCCGATCGCGGCGACCGTACGGGCACCGGCACGCGTGGGGTGTTCGGCTATCAGATGCGCTTCGACCTGGCGCGCGGCTTTCCGGTCACCACCACCAAGAAGCTGCACCTGAAGTCGATCGTGCATGAACTCCTGTGGTTCCTGGCCGGCGACACCAACATCAAATACCTCAACGACCATGGCGTCTCCATCTGGGACGAATGGGCCGACGAGAATGGCGACCTTGGCCCGGTCTATGGCAAGCAATGGCGCTCGTGGCCGGACGGTCATGGCGGCGGGATCGACCAGATTGCGAACCTTCTCAAGGAGATACGCAAGAATCCTAATTCGCGGCGGCTTATCGTTTCGGCGTGGAACCCGGCCGAGGTGGAAGCCATGGCGCTGCCGCCCTGCCACTGCCTGTTCCAGTTCTATGTCTCGGAAGGCAGGCTCTCCTGCCAGCTCTACCAGCGCTCGGCCGACATTTTCCTCGGCGTACCGTTCAACATCGCCTCCTATGCGCTGTTGACGCTGATGGTTGCGCAGGTCACCGGGCTGAAGCCCGGAGATTTCATCCACACGCTTGGCGACGCGCATCTCTACTCGAACCATTTCGAGCAGGCGCGCGAACAGTTGCAGCGCACGCCCAAGCCGCTGCCGACGCTATGGGTTAATGCGGAAGTGAAGGATCTCTTCGCCTTCCGCTTCGAGGATTTCCGGCTCGAGAACTACCTCGCCGACGCGACGATCAAGGCGCCGATCGCGGTTTGA
- a CDS encoding TOBE domain-containing protein, whose amino-acid sequence MKISARNILKGTIVEIVKGATTSHVRIDIGGGAVVTASITNEAVADLKLEKGKQAYAVVKASDVMVGID is encoded by the coding sequence ATGAAGATCAGCGCCCGCAACATTCTCAAGGGAACGATCGTCGAGATCGTCAAGGGAGCCACCACCTCACATGTCAGGATCGACATCGGTGGCGGCGCCGTCGTCACCGCCTCGATTACCAACGAGGCCGTCGCCGATCTCAAGCTCGAGAAAGGCAAGCAGGCCTATGCCGTGGTCAAGGCCTCAGACGTCATGGTCGGCATCGACTGA
- the cobF gene encoding precorrin-6A synthase (deacetylating), producing the protein MRKLLVIGIGAGNPDHMTVQAIDCLNRADVLFIPDKGKQKNDLAELRRQICDRFVTNPKSRRVEFDVPVRAEPAPSYRPTVDDWHEAIAAIYESLIRDELAEDGCGAFLIWGDPSLYDSALRILERVRLRANVAFELEVIPGITAVQALAASHSTALNRIGDSILVTTGRRFRQEGMPDNAGSAVVMLDGKCAFNTLDDKDLVIHWGAYLGTPDEILISGRLGDVGAEIERTREEARRKKGWIMDTYLLRKPGEPDGVD; encoded by the coding sequence ATGCGCAAGCTTCTCGTCATCGGCATCGGCGCCGGCAATCCCGACCACATGACGGTCCAGGCCATCGACTGTCTGAACCGCGCCGACGTTCTGTTCATTCCCGACAAGGGCAAGCAGAAGAACGACCTCGCTGAACTGCGCCGCCAGATCTGCGACCGCTTCGTCACCAATCCGAAATCGCGCCGTGTCGAATTCGACGTGCCGGTGCGCGCGGAGCCGGCGCCCTCCTACCGCCCGACCGTCGATGACTGGCACGAGGCGATCGCCGCCATTTATGAAAGCCTGATCCGCGACGAGCTTGCGGAAGATGGTTGCGGCGCCTTCCTGATCTGGGGCGATCCCTCGCTCTACGACAGCGCGCTACGCATCCTGGAGCGCGTGCGCCTGAGGGCCAATGTCGCGTTCGAGTTGGAGGTCATTCCCGGCATTACCGCCGTCCAGGCGCTGGCCGCCAGCCACAGCACGGCGCTCAACCGCATCGGCGATTCCATCCTGGTCACCACCGGCCGCCGCTTCCGCCAAGAAGGCATGCCGGACAATGCCGGCAGCGCCGTGGTAATGCTCGACGGCAAATGCGCCTTCAACACGCTGGACGACAAGGACCTGGTCATCCACTGGGGCGCCTATCTTGGCACGCCGGACGAGATCCTTATCTCCGGCCGCCTCGGCGATGTCGGTGCCGAGATTGAGAGGACCCGCGAAGAAGCCCGCCGAAAGAAGGGCTGGATCATGGATACGTACCTGCTGCGCAAGCCTGGCGAGCCGGACGGTGTTGATTGA
- the modA gene encoding molybdate ABC transporter substrate-binding protein: protein MLKHKGFGLKVIAIGGFAAALMAAVPAAHAEDKVVVFAAASLKDGLDAVNKACEADVGEAATISYAASSALAKQIEGGAPADVFISADLDWMRYLSDKKLTKPDTEVKLLGNQIVLVAPKDSKAEAKIEKGFDLAKLIGDGKLAMGDFKAVPAGKYGKAALESLGVWSSVEGKVAQAENVRAALKLVSTGEAALGIVYATDAHAEKGVKVVGTFPEDSHPPIIYPVAQTADSKDKDTPAFLKCLESVKAAELFKAQGFTILAPSN, encoded by the coding sequence ATGTTGAAGCACAAAGGTTTCGGATTGAAGGTGATTGCGATCGGTGGTTTTGCGGCGGCGCTGATGGCTGCGGTGCCGGCTGCACATGCGGAAGACAAGGTCGTCGTCTTTGCGGCCGCCAGCCTCAAGGACGGGCTCGACGCCGTGAACAAGGCCTGCGAGGCCGATGTCGGCGAAGCGGCAACCATCTCCTATGCGGCGAGTTCGGCGCTGGCCAAGCAGATCGAAGGCGGTGCTCCTGCCGATGTCTTCATCTCGGCCGATCTCGACTGGATGAGATATCTTTCCGACAAGAAGCTGACCAAGCCTGACACCGAAGTGAAGTTGCTCGGCAACCAGATCGTCTTGGTGGCGCCGAAGGATTCGAAGGCCGAAGCCAAGATCGAGAAGGGTTTTGACCTCGCCAAGCTGATCGGCGACGGCAAGCTCGCAATGGGCGATTTCAAGGCCGTTCCGGCCGGCAAATACGGCAAGGCGGCGCTTGAATCGCTTGGTGTCTGGTCTTCGGTCGAGGGCAAGGTGGCGCAGGCCGAGAATGTTCGCGCCGCGCTCAAGCTGGTCTCGACCGGCGAAGCGGCACTCGGCATCGTCTATGCCACCGACGCGCATGCGGAGAAGGGAGTCAAGGTGGTCGGCACCTTCCCGGAGGATTCGCACCCGCCGATTATCTATCCGGTTGCCCAGACAGCCGATTCCAAGGACAAGGATACGCCGGCATTCCTGAAGTGCCTTGAGTCCGTCAAGGCAGCCGAGCTGTTCAAGGCGCAAGGTTTCACGATCCTGGCGCCAAGCAATTAA
- a CDS encoding DUF2065 domain-containing protein: MQDFFAAIGLVLVIEGLVYGGFPALAKKLAGEVLSMPENALRIAGLGAIAIGVGIVWLVRG, translated from the coding sequence GTGCAGGATTTCTTCGCCGCAATAGGCCTGGTCCTCGTCATCGAGGGCCTGGTGTATGGCGGGTTTCCGGCGCTTGCCAAGAAACTTGCCGGCGAAGTGCTGTCGATGCCGGAGAATGCGCTGCGGATTGCCGGGCTGGGTGCGATCGCCATCGGCGTCGGCATTGTCTGGCTGGTGCGCGGTTGA
- a CDS encoding DMT family transporter, which translates to MDKATSGWINGFLGVLIFSGSLPATRVAVAAFDPVFLTAARAGIAGVLALGLLLAFREKRPGPGDVVSLIVVALGVVVGFPLLTALALEHVTSAHSIVFIGLLPLATAIFGVIRGGERPRPAFWLFSCLGSSLVAGFAMTQGFSASAKGDILMLAAVVVCGLGYAEGAKLSRTLGGWQVISWALVLSLPIMATLAIVIMPASFAGTGQAAWIGLAYVSLFSMLIGFIFWYKGLAQGGIAAVGQLQLLQPFFGLALAATLLHEVVSLAMVAVTAAVVICVAGAKRFAT; encoded by the coding sequence ATGGACAAGGCGACCAGCGGATGGATCAACGGCTTTCTCGGCGTGCTGATCTTCAGCGGATCCCTGCCGGCGACACGGGTGGCGGTTGCCGCTTTTGACCCGGTGTTCCTCACCGCTGCCCGCGCGGGTATCGCTGGCGTCCTGGCGCTTGGTTTGTTGCTGGCCTTTCGCGAGAAGCGACCGGGACCAGGCGATGTCGTTTCGCTGATCGTCGTCGCGCTTGGCGTCGTCGTCGGTTTCCCCTTGCTGACGGCGCTGGCGCTCGAGCATGTCACCTCGGCCCATTCCATTGTTTTCATCGGCCTGCTGCCATTGGCGACGGCGATTTTCGGGGTGATACGTGGCGGCGAGCGTCCACGTCCGGCTTTCTGGCTGTTCTCATGTCTTGGCAGTTCGCTGGTTGCCGGATTTGCAATGACGCAGGGTTTCTCTGCATCTGCGAAAGGCGACATTCTGATGCTTGCGGCCGTCGTTGTTTGCGGCCTCGGCTACGCCGAAGGCGCAAAGCTCTCGCGAACGCTCGGCGGCTGGCAGGTGATTTCCTGGGCGCTGGTTCTGTCGTTGCCGATCATGGCAACGCTGGCCATCGTCATCATGCCAGCGTCGTTCGCCGGAACGGGGCAGGCGGCCTGGATCGGTCTCGCCTACGTCTCCCTGTTCAGCATGCTGATCGGGTTCATCTTCTGGTACAAAGGGCTCGCCCAGGGCGGCATTGCCGCCGTGGGACAATTGCAACTGCTTCAGCCCTTTTTCGGACTGGCGCTCGCTGCGACCTTGCTGCATGAAGTCGTGAGCTTGGCCATGGTCGCTGTCACTGCCGCCGTGGTTATCTGTGTAGCTGGCGCCAAACGCTTCGCGACATGA
- a CDS encoding winged helix-turn-helix domain-containing protein: MPSLSLRINLDPDGRIGPGKIELLEQIAAFGSISAAARGMEMSYKHAWDLVEDMNRVFGKPLVAAQTGGRKGGGAQLTSVGLAVVSRFRAIERAATSAAATHMEALQAEIDAG; encoded by the coding sequence ATGCCATCGCTGAGCTTGCGCATAAACCTCGATCCGGACGGGCGCATCGGGCCGGGCAAGATCGAGCTTCTCGAGCAGATCGCCGCCTTCGGCTCGATCTCGGCTGCGGCACGCGGCATGGAGATGTCCTACAAGCACGCCTGGGATCTGGTAGAGGACATGAACCGGGTGTTCGGCAAGCCGCTGGTCGCGGCCCAGACCGGCGGCAGGAAGGGCGGCGGTGCGCAATTGACGTCGGTGGGGCTGGCCGTGGTCAGCCGCTTCCGCGCCATCGAACGGGCGGCGACTTCGGCGGCGGCGACGCATATGGAGGCGCTGCAGGCGGAGATCGACGCCGGCTGA
- the modB gene encoding molybdate ABC transporter permease subunit, with product MNWLLDLTPDEWNAVRLSIKVATVAMLFSLPPGILIALVLARGQFWGKTLLNGLVHLPLILPPVVTGYLLLLTFGKRGPAGAFLAEHFGIVFSFRWTGAALACGIMGFPLMVRAIRLSIEAVDRRMEAAAGTLGANPLWVFATITLPLILPGLIAGAILSFAKAMGEFGATITFVSNIPNETQTLPSAIYTFTQVPGGDAGALRLTLISIVISMAALVASEVLARRVGRRMDIE from the coding sequence ATGAACTGGCTGCTGGACCTCACTCCCGACGAATGGAATGCGGTCCGGCTGTCGATCAAGGTGGCGACGGTGGCGATGCTTTTCAGCCTGCCGCCGGGCATATTGATCGCGCTGGTGCTGGCCCGTGGCCAATTCTGGGGTAAGACGCTGCTCAACGGGCTGGTGCATCTGCCACTGATCCTGCCGCCGGTAGTGACCGGCTATTTGCTCCTTCTGACCTTCGGCAAGCGTGGGCCGGCCGGCGCTTTCCTTGCCGAGCATTTCGGCATTGTTTTTTCGTTCCGCTGGACAGGTGCTGCACTCGCCTGTGGCATCATGGGCTTTCCCCTGATGGTGCGGGCGATCCGGCTGTCGATCGAAGCGGTCGACCGGAGGATGGAGGCGGCGGCCGGCACGCTCGGCGCCAATCCGCTGTGGGTGTTCGCCACCATCACCCTGCCGCTGATCCTGCCCGGCCTGATTGCCGGCGCCATCCTGTCGTTTGCCAAGGCGATGGGCGAGTTCGGCGCGACGATCACCTTCGTCTCCAACATCCCGAACGAGACGCAGACGCTGCCGTCGGCGATCTATACCTTCACGCAGGTGCCGGGCGGCGACGCCGGGGCGCTCCGGCTGACGCTGATCTCGATCGTCATCTCGATGGCGGCACTCGTCGCGTCGGAGGTGTTGGCGCGGCGTGTCGGGCGGCGGATGGACATCGAATGA
- a CDS encoding GNAT family N-acetyltransferase — protein MEFRLAKPQDAGLIRDLVRAAYARWVPIIGREPQPMKADYERATQEHQIDMLYVSGTLVGLIETMLHSDHLWIENVAVRPGCQGQGLGLRLLAFAESKAIEAGRTELRLLTNDAFASNVALYSRVGYSVDRREPFMGGTTVYMSKKLAPAPDSRERHADSKSLQAKQT, from the coding sequence ATGGAATTTCGGCTGGCTAAACCACAGGACGCCGGGCTGATCCGAGACCTGGTGCGCGCTGCCTATGCGAGATGGGTTCCCATCATCGGTCGCGAGCCGCAGCCGATGAAAGCCGACTACGAGCGGGCCACTCAAGAGCACCAGATCGATATGCTCTACGTCTCCGGCACCCTGGTCGGGCTGATCGAGACGATGCTGCACTCTGATCATCTCTGGATCGAGAATGTCGCCGTCAGGCCGGGCTGCCAAGGCCAGGGCCTGGGCCTGCGATTGCTGGCGTTTGCCGAGAGCAAGGCCATTGAAGCCGGCCGCACCGAACTGCGCCTGCTGACCAACGACGCCTTTGCGTCCAACGTCGCGCTCTACTCGAGGGTCGGATACAGCGTCGATCGGCGGGAGCCATTCATGGGCGGAACAACTGTCTATATGAGCAAGAAGCTCGCGCCTGCACCGGATTCCCGGGAGCGACATGCCGATTCAAAATCGCTTCAGGCGAAACAAACATGA